Proteins encoded by one window of Streptomyces uncialis:
- a CDS encoding GNAT family N-acetyltransferase, with protein sequence MVIATCRTEIDWPMLSAGSRHTLSESWLSVADGRLPESVGIALVDDGTQVAMMGRVVPTATDNQFLDPYLPAAQQLGNPERIFPAMAFMYPNYDAYPIGPGSAAPRRLAEFVFGVERLATERGMRSVVFQYLGPESDLLVDALTNAKFQVYTVAQRAELSIEFAGIGDYLSGFPKRRRDKIKHEIRVMSEAGVAFSVRHLQEDEKPLIDLRCALVEKYRGKSDSERERGWFDKVQRSFPGEDIFVVTAEADGHTLGFTLFVRTADRLTALLTGTDYHHPRADYVYFGTSFYAAIPLAVEVGTRVIEYGMGSEQAKQSRGCLLSPLRWAVRDLSGEVPAAVRRV encoded by the coding sequence ATGGTTATCGCCACCTGCCGGACGGAGATCGACTGGCCGATGCTCAGTGCGGGCTCCCGGCACACTCTTTCCGAGTCATGGTTGAGCGTCGCCGACGGTCGGCTGCCCGAATCTGTGGGAATCGCCTTGGTAGATGATGGAACGCAGGTGGCCATGATGGGCCGGGTGGTGCCGACGGCTACGGATAATCAGTTTCTCGACCCATACCTGCCCGCCGCGCAGCAACTCGGGAATCCGGAGCGCATCTTCCCTGCGATGGCTTTCATGTACCCGAATTACGATGCCTATCCGATAGGGCCGGGTTCCGCCGCACCCCGGCGGCTAGCCGAGTTTGTTTTCGGCGTCGAGCGCCTTGCCACTGAACGCGGGATGCGGAGCGTGGTCTTTCAGTATCTGGGTCCGGAATCGGATCTACTGGTTGATGCGTTGACCAATGCGAAATTCCAGGTCTATACAGTCGCGCAGCGCGCTGAATTGTCGATCGAATTCGCCGGAATTGGCGACTATTTATCCGGGTTCCCCAAGCGTCGACGAGATAAAATCAAGCACGAGATAAGAGTCATGTCTGAGGCGGGCGTCGCATTTTCTGTCCGGCATTTACAGGAAGATGAGAAACCCCTGATAGATCTACGCTGCGCGCTCGTAGAAAAGTATCGCGGAAAGAGCGATTCCGAGCGGGAACGGGGATGGTTCGACAAAGTCCAACGGTCGTTTCCCGGTGAAGACATTTTCGTTGTGACCGCTGAGGCCGACGGACACACACTTGGTTTCACCCTCTTCGTTCGTACGGCGGATCGGCTGACTGCTCTGCTCACAGGCACCGACTACCACCACCCACGGGCCGACTACGTCTACTTCGGCACGTCGTTCTACGCCGCCATCCCGCTGGCCGTCGAGGTCGGGACCCGGGTTATCGAGTACGGCATGGGTTCCGAACAGGCTAAACAGTCCAGAGGCTGCCTCTTAAGTCCCCTGCGCTGGGCGGTCCGCGACCTTTCCGGCGAAGTACCCGCAGCCGTACGCCGAGTCTAA
- a CDS encoding cytochrome P450 family protein, translating to MPDPQQPNADLFGDAFVDNPHATYEILREQGPVCSVVLPDGLPVYFVTRYAEARAALNDDRLAHHLAHAAPAMAAAGMPLDEDRVRFGGSHMLHSDPPEHGRLRKLVNRAFTPARVEAMRPVVASLVGELIDRLPECGDADLVETLAYPLPVLVICELLGVPPADRTDFRQWSDATLASDFITDLPMSRAEGKRLLQNYMTELVEGKRKDLKAADPEQAPDLITALIQLRMRDGDDALTQDELVATAFLLLVAGHESTVNFLSTAMLSISTDPELADTLRRRPEQMPLVVDEFLRYDGPVQRGTIRTALADIELGGVTIPAGSVVSVGIASANRDACQFAGADRIDSERVDNPHLSFGHGRHFCLGAPLARLEGDVALSALLARYSVIELATGRAELRWRRSFQRGLESLPVRLEPAKPN from the coding sequence ATGCCGGACCCTCAACAGCCGAATGCGGACCTGTTCGGTGACGCCTTTGTCGACAATCCACATGCCACCTACGAGATCCTGCGCGAGCAGGGGCCAGTCTGTTCCGTAGTGCTGCCCGATGGACTACCGGTGTACTTCGTCACCCGTTACGCCGAAGCGCGCGCGGCATTGAATGACGACAGACTGGCCCACCACCTCGCGCACGCCGCACCGGCGATGGCCGCCGCAGGGATGCCGCTCGACGAGGACCGGGTGCGCTTCGGCGGCTCGCACATGCTGCACAGCGACCCGCCAGAGCACGGTCGGCTCCGGAAGCTGGTCAACCGCGCGTTCACACCGGCACGGGTCGAAGCCATGCGGCCAGTCGTCGCGAGCCTGGTCGGGGAGCTGATCGACCGGCTGCCCGAATGTGGCGACGCCGATCTGGTGGAAACACTGGCCTACCCGCTGCCGGTCCTCGTGATCTGCGAACTTCTTGGCGTACCGCCAGCCGACCGGACGGACTTCCGGCAGTGGTCGGACGCGACCCTGGCTTCCGACTTCATCACCGACCTGCCGATGTCGCGGGCGGAAGGGAAGCGCCTGCTGCAGAACTACATGACCGAACTGGTCGAGGGGAAGCGCAAGGACCTGAAGGCTGCGGATCCGGAGCAAGCGCCGGATCTCATCACCGCGCTGATCCAGCTACGCATGCGGGATGGCGATGACGCGCTGACCCAGGACGAACTGGTCGCCACCGCCTTTCTGCTTCTCGTGGCCGGACACGAGAGCACGGTCAACTTCCTCAGTACGGCGATGTTGAGCATCAGCACGGACCCGGAACTGGCCGACACCCTGCGTCGCCGACCCGAGCAGATGCCGCTCGTGGTCGACGAGTTTCTCCGATACGACGGCCCCGTACAGCGCGGAACCATCCGCACCGCGCTCGCGGACATCGAACTCGGAGGCGTGACCATTCCGGCCGGGAGCGTCGTCAGCGTGGGCATTGCCTCCGCGAACCGCGACGCATGCCAGTTTGCCGGCGCCGATCGTATCGACTCGGAGCGCGTCGACAACCCCCACCTGTCCTTCGGCCACGGACGGCATTTCTGCCTGGGGGCTCCCCTGGCCCGATTGGAGGGCGACGTGGCACTGAGCGCTCTACTTGCCCGCTACAGCGTCATCGAACTCGCCACGGGGAGGGCCGAGTTGCGCTGGCGACGCAGCTTCCAACGCGGCTTGGAGTCGCTGCCAGTCCGGCTCGAACCGGCGAAACCGAACTGA
- a CDS encoding AfsR/SARP family transcriptional regulator, which translates to MLVGGRPIPLAGTMQRGLLAALLLYGNRTVPISHLNEALWATKPPRTAKAGLQWQISRLRKLLDNADPDGERLRFQPPGYILRVEPAELDSDRFATLAASGSTALAQGDLERADRDLRAATGMWNGKALEDAEAPRLARERDRWHTIYMAALEDRLEVDLRFGRHYQLLGELDELVSADPLRERLRAFQMLALYRSGDPAGAVRVFHECRNTLVEELGLEPGEELQRLLRSVLNRETQLDLPSGNRAIAPVQVPAELPADIPSFTGREFELAALDTLRSGGEDLQAPIALSGPAGAGKTATVIRWAHRNIRQFPDGQLFADMRGHCPNSPVSPLRILTRFLHTLGLPRREIPDCPGEAASLYRTMLSNRKMLIILDDVYSAEQVRPLVPGHRSSLLVLTSRHRLSGLQARDGFQHLGLRGLSTQDSQALMERLLGSERVAAEPENVARLNHLCSGLPLALRIAATRLRRESPGEVGDLLNGLCGVDGLRLLEVGQDAGASVRVSLDRSYTRLRHGEQQFFKRLGRGFPQQINSCSIAAESAMGEVDSGRLLASLAEASMILPMAPDQYEMPDLIRLYAQDKARRESQPSETTMLEGADR; encoded by the coding sequence ATGCTGGTCGGCGGCCGACCGATCCCCCTGGCTGGCACCATGCAACGCGGCCTGCTGGCCGCCCTGCTGCTGTACGGCAACCGCACCGTACCGATAAGTCACCTCAACGAGGCACTGTGGGCGACCAAGCCTCCGCGGACGGCGAAAGCCGGACTGCAGTGGCAGATCTCACGGCTGCGGAAGCTGCTTGACAACGCCGACCCGGACGGTGAGCGGCTCCGCTTTCAGCCACCAGGCTACATCCTACGCGTGGAGCCCGCCGAGCTGGACAGCGACCGCTTCGCCACGCTGGCAGCAAGCGGCAGCACCGCGCTAGCCCAAGGGGACCTCGAGCGGGCGGACCGCGATCTACGGGCGGCGACAGGGATGTGGAATGGTAAGGCACTCGAGGATGCCGAGGCGCCCAGGCTAGCCCGAGAGAGAGACCGCTGGCACACCATCTACATGGCAGCCCTGGAAGACCGCCTTGAGGTCGACCTCCGCTTCGGCCGCCACTACCAGCTGCTCGGTGAACTCGACGAGCTCGTCTCGGCGGACCCGCTGCGAGAGCGGCTCAGGGCCTTCCAGATGCTCGCGCTCTACCGCTCCGGCGACCCGGCTGGCGCCGTCAGGGTCTTCCACGAGTGCCGGAACACCCTCGTTGAGGAACTGGGGCTCGAACCTGGTGAGGAGCTGCAGCGGCTGCTGCGTTCCGTACTGAACCGCGAGACCCAACTCGACTTACCGAGTGGTAACCGTGCGATCGCACCAGTGCAGGTGCCTGCCGAACTGCCAGCGGATATTCCCAGCTTCACCGGCCGCGAGTTCGAACTGGCAGCTCTGGACACACTGCGCTCGGGTGGCGAGGACTTGCAAGCGCCGATCGCGCTGAGCGGACCCGCTGGAGCTGGCAAGACCGCGACGGTCATCCGCTGGGCACACCGGAACATCCGGCAGTTCCCTGACGGCCAACTGTTTGCGGACATGCGGGGGCACTGCCCCAACTCACCGGTGAGTCCGCTGCGTATCCTTACCCGGTTCCTGCACACACTCGGCCTCCCCAGACGTGAGATTCCAGACTGTCCGGGCGAGGCGGCGAGCTTGTACCGCACCATGCTGAGCAACCGCAAAATGCTGATCATCCTCGACGACGTGTACAGCGCCGAGCAGGTACGCCCTCTAGTACCCGGCCACCGGTCAAGTCTGCTCGTGCTGACCAGCCGACACCGGCTCAGCGGTTTGCAGGCCCGGGACGGGTTCCAACACCTAGGGCTCCGCGGTCTGAGCACTCAGGACTCACAAGCGTTGATGGAACGGCTGCTCGGCTCGGAGCGAGTGGCTGCTGAACCGGAGAACGTCGCCCGGTTGAACCACCTGTGCAGCGGGCTGCCGCTGGCCTTGCGGATCGCAGCCACCCGCCTGCGCCGTGAGTCCCCGGGCGAAGTGGGCGATCTGCTGAACGGCCTGTGTGGAGTGGACGGCCTTCGCCTGTTGGAGGTGGGCCAGGACGCCGGGGCGTCGGTACGAGTGTCGCTCGACCGGTCGTACACCCGGCTGCGGCACGGCGAGCAGCAGTTCTTCAAACGGCTCGGCCGGGGCTTCCCGCAGCAGATCAACTCGTGCTCGATCGCTGCGGAGTCAGCGATGGGCGAAGTGGATAGTGGGCGACTGCTCGCTTCACTCGCCGAGGCCAGCATGATCCTGCCGATGGCGCCCGACCAGTACGAGATGCCGGATCTGATACGGCTCTACGCGCAGGACAAGGCACGCCGAGAGAGTCAGCCATCCGAGACCACGATGCTGGAAGGGGCCGACCGATGA
- a CDS encoding DUF6065 family protein: MTTANGASPDIEFFSLYEEVREPELGSPDLKGSLSARAARVCSPITAASGFGWHIYPPVDFAVRWDGLGSEWSLLDGNDPVAWQSLSGAQDGMLPQAAAVRASAEKAGLEGVDVFDKYGGAPPFIQADPRNPHMLEVITGLLARTPANLWLLVRDVPNWPRAGDHQILEGIIETDWYRAYLPTMVRLTQQNRIVRFHRHIPIMAVQPIARSTVQMARRPAATYRGVANFPDGVWKEFVSWRKRKQDPQNRAAYVREQRERNKKGSRSRPEPEQPPTAD; this comes from the coding sequence ATGACGACCGCGAACGGGGCTTCACCGGATATTGAGTTCTTCTCCCTGTACGAAGAGGTCCGCGAGCCCGAGCTGGGGTCACCGGATCTGAAGGGGTCCTTGTCGGCTCGTGCGGCCCGGGTCTGCTCTCCCATTACGGCCGCCTCCGGGTTCGGCTGGCACATCTACCCGCCGGTCGATTTCGCGGTGCGCTGGGACGGCTTGGGCAGCGAGTGGTCCCTGCTCGACGGAAACGACCCGGTCGCCTGGCAGTCCCTCAGCGGTGCCCAGGACGGGATGCTGCCGCAGGCAGCCGCCGTCCGGGCCTCAGCGGAGAAGGCCGGGCTTGAGGGTGTGGACGTGTTCGACAAGTACGGCGGTGCGCCGCCATTCATCCAGGCCGACCCGCGCAACCCGCACATGTTGGAGGTGATCACCGGACTGCTAGCCCGAACCCCGGCGAACCTCTGGCTGCTCGTGCGCGACGTCCCTAACTGGCCGCGGGCGGGCGATCACCAGATCCTCGAAGGCATCATCGAAACTGACTGGTACCGCGCCTACTTGCCGACGATGGTGCGCCTGACCCAGCAAAACCGCATAGTGCGATTCCACCGGCACATACCGATCATGGCTGTCCAGCCGATCGCCCGCAGCACCGTGCAGATGGCACGACGCCCGGCGGCGACGTACCGCGGCGTTGCCAATTTCCCAGACGGCGTCTGGAAGGAGTTCGTGAGCTGGCGCAAGCGCAAGCAGGACCCACAGAACCGTGCGGCGTACGTCCGCGAGCAGCGAGAACGCAACAAGAAGGGTTCTAGGTCGCGCCCCGAACCGGAGCAGCCCCCCACCGCCGACTGA
- a CDS encoding globin domain-containing protein, whose protein sequence is MVRKHVVTSGGRVLLLEEMTKDQARDIAREFYREVGGANFFQRLCSAFYQLATADPVLAPMFPGKAEDHARRLADHFNRMYGTPDLSEGWDQRFLASHLHVVIGNQHRRRWLTLMRAAGEEINAPDPWFSDFMTTMTNGSGAITAASRGAAIARGLDLDREGTVIGQRRTSAAPATSDEENLQ, encoded by the coding sequence ATGGTCCGCAAACACGTGGTGACCAGCGGCGGCCGGGTGCTGCTGCTGGAGGAGATGACGAAGGACCAAGCACGCGACATAGCGCGCGAATTCTATCGGGAAGTGGGCGGCGCGAACTTCTTCCAAAGGCTGTGCTCGGCCTTCTACCAGCTGGCGACGGCGGATCCGGTGCTCGCGCCGATGTTCCCCGGCAAGGCGGAGGACCATGCGCGCCGGCTGGCCGACCACTTCAACCGGATGTACGGCACACCAGATCTGTCCGAAGGCTGGGACCAGCGCTTCCTCGCCTCCCATCTGCATGTGGTCATCGGTAACCAGCACCGGCGCCGGTGGCTGACGCTGATGCGCGCAGCAGGTGAGGAAATTAATGCTCCTGACCCCTGGTTCTCCGACTTTATGACAACCATGACCAACGGAAGCGGTGCGATCACTGCGGCGAGCCGGGGAGCCGCGATAGCCCGCGGCCTCGATCTCGACCGTGAGGGCACCGTGATTGGCCAGCGCCGAACCAGCGCAGCCCCAGCGACGAGCGACGAGGAGAACCTGCAGTGA
- a CDS encoding class I SAM-dependent methyltransferase, with protein MSQTGTGTTGAYEHWDQQWRQDPAIAEWSRADPDVVAVGTRIRDRGGQRSLDVGCGVGRHTLALASLGFESYGVDRSEAGLERVLQEANRRGATVELRSADMTSLPFPGGSFDFVVAWNVVYHGTAEDAARAIAEVTRVLRPGGRYLSTMLSKRNVEFGKGQEIAADTFVQPGGPQDKAHPHLYCDADDLLALHPGLALLSAVDREHSASGSYHWHLQFDKPVSI; from the coding sequence GTGAGCCAGACCGGAACGGGTACCACGGGCGCCTACGAGCACTGGGACCAGCAATGGCGGCAGGATCCGGCGATCGCAGAGTGGTCGCGGGCCGACCCCGACGTCGTCGCCGTCGGCACTCGCATTCGTGACCGAGGCGGCCAGCGCAGCCTGGACGTCGGCTGCGGGGTCGGACGGCACACGCTGGCGCTGGCGAGTCTCGGCTTTGAGTCTTACGGCGTCGACCGCAGTGAGGCTGGCCTCGAGCGCGTCCTCCAGGAGGCCAACCGCCGCGGAGCGACAGTTGAGTTGCGGTCCGCCGACATGACTTCCTTGCCCTTCCCTGGAGGCAGTTTCGACTTCGTCGTCGCCTGGAACGTCGTCTATCACGGCACCGCCGAGGATGCCGCCCGGGCGATCGCCGAGGTGACACGGGTGCTGCGCCCGGGCGGCCGCTACCTGAGCACCATGTTGTCCAAGCGCAACGTTGAGTTCGGCAAAGGACAGGAGATCGCAGCCGACACCTTCGTCCAGCCGGGCGGTCCTCAGGACAAAGCCCACCCCCACCTGTACTGCGATGCCGACGACCTGCTTGCACTGCACCCTGGGTTGGCCCTGCTGTCCGCCGTGGATCGCGAGCACAGTGCCTCCGGCTCGTACCACTGGCATCTCCAGTTTGACAAACCCGTCAGTATCTGA
- a CDS encoding aldehyde dehydrogenase family protein, which yields MERRYGLNFINGEWRPATDGSTVPNINPSCVDDVIGQFADSTAEDASVAVEAAEEAGATWRDLGPVARGALIYRSAELLAERATEFAAAIVREQGKLTREALAEVTRSGEILKFLAGEARRLNGATMPADDSRTFAYTYRAPLGAVGLITPWNFPLAIPAWKTAAALVAGCTVVLKPSPLAPWTSALLAEVFHEAGLPAGVLNLLLGGREAGTAIVAHPRIAGVSFTGSVPVGLAIQTAAAPRLLPTQLELGGNNAVLVLPDADLDAAADAVVSGAFGQAGQRCSATSRVIVDTAVFDKLLTALVERARRLRVGPADNAGTDMGPVVSDSALRRCRSAVEQARAHGARIRSGDEPLPAELPAGHFMRPVVMSDVPADSDLVRGEVFGPVVSVIVAKGAAEAVSIANSVPYGLSAAVFTRDLASAHDTVQRLKAGMVHVNRPTVGAYAHMPHMGTKMSQFGPPECSPEVMDFFTELRSVCLRY from the coding sequence ATGGAACGGCGTTATGGTCTGAACTTCATCAACGGCGAGTGGCGTCCAGCTACCGACGGCAGCACAGTTCCCAACATCAACCCGTCGTGCGTCGACGATGTCATTGGTCAATTCGCCGACTCCACCGCCGAGGACGCCTCGGTCGCCGTGGAAGCGGCTGAAGAAGCTGGCGCCACATGGCGCGACCTCGGCCCGGTCGCCCGCGGGGCGCTGATCTACCGCTCCGCTGAGTTGCTTGCCGAACGTGCCACGGAGTTCGCGGCGGCGATCGTCCGGGAGCAAGGCAAACTGACTCGTGAGGCCCTGGCGGAGGTCACCCGTAGCGGCGAGATCCTCAAGTTCCTTGCTGGCGAGGCACGGCGGTTGAACGGTGCCACGATGCCAGCCGACGACTCTCGTACGTTTGCCTACACATACCGGGCTCCGCTGGGCGCGGTCGGCCTGATCACGCCGTGGAACTTTCCGCTCGCCATACCAGCGTGGAAGACGGCGGCCGCGCTGGTGGCCGGTTGCACCGTGGTGTTGAAGCCGTCGCCTCTCGCCCCATGGACGTCGGCGCTCCTTGCTGAGGTGTTCCACGAGGCCGGCCTGCCGGCCGGAGTGCTAAATTTGCTCCTTGGTGGCAGGGAAGCAGGCACGGCGATCGTGGCTCATCCGCGAATTGCTGGAGTTTCCTTCACCGGATCCGTTCCGGTGGGGCTGGCCATCCAGACTGCGGCGGCGCCGCGGCTGCTGCCCACGCAGTTGGAGCTCGGCGGCAACAACGCAGTACTGGTGCTGCCCGACGCCGATCTGGACGCGGCCGCCGACGCCGTGGTCTCGGGAGCATTCGGGCAGGCCGGGCAGCGGTGCAGCGCCACGAGCCGGGTCATCGTGGACACTGCGGTCTTTGACAAGCTGCTGACGGCCCTAGTGGAGCGTGCGCGCCGACTACGGGTGGGCCCGGCGGACAACGCGGGCACTGACATGGGACCAGTGGTCAGCGACAGTGCGCTGCGCCGGTGCCGCTCCGCCGTCGAGCAGGCACGTGCCCACGGGGCGCGGATCCGCTCGGGTGACGAGCCGCTGCCCGCAGAACTGCCCGCCGGGCACTTCATGCGCCCCGTGGTGATGTCTGATGTGCCGGCCGATTCGGATCTCGTCCGCGGTGAGGTATTCGGACCAGTGGTATCGGTCATCGTCGCCAAGGGCGCGGCCGAGGCTGTCAGCATCGCGAACTCCGTTCCCTATGGGCTGTCCGCCGCCGTGTTCACCCGCGACTTGGCAAGCGCACACGATACGGTGCAGCGGCTGAAGGCAGGCATGGTGCACGTCAACCGCCCGACGGTGGGGGCGTACGCACACATGCCTCACATGGGCACCAAGATGTCGCAGTTCGGGCCTCCTGAGTGCTCTCCCGAGGTGATGGACTTTTTCACGGAGCTGCGGTCGGTGTGCCTCAGATACTGA
- a CDS encoding VOC family protein, which yields MLNEIMYVTIYVTDQDRALEFYTEGLGLEKQLDFPGPDGRFLTVGVPDSPVQIILWSHAPAAGQPGGTGAPGPLILESKDLRKDFEIMRRRGVVFEEPEPVDYPFGVRIEAVDPDGNRVSLRQQRKS from the coding sequence ATGCTGAACGAGATCATGTACGTGACGATCTACGTCACGGATCAGGACCGCGCGCTGGAGTTCTACACCGAGGGACTCGGTCTGGAGAAGCAGCTCGACTTCCCCGGGCCCGACGGACGTTTCCTTACCGTCGGGGTTCCCGACAGCCCGGTGCAGATCATCCTGTGGTCCCACGCGCCGGCCGCAGGACAGCCGGGAGGCACGGGCGCGCCCGGTCCGCTGATCCTCGAATCCAAGGACCTGCGGAAAGACTTCGAGATCATGCGCCGACGCGGCGTCGTCTTCGAAGAGCCCGAACCCGTGGACTATCCGTTCGGGGTCCGCATCGAGGCGGTGGATCCGGACGGCAACCGGGTCTCGCTCCGTCAGCAGCGGAAGTCGTGA